The proteins below come from a single Deltaproteobacteria bacterium genomic window:
- a CDS encoding ATP-binding protein: MVNRLIHPLKTNSFFLFGSRGTGKSYFLKDYFKADKTLWIDLLNPELEDEYQRKPETLKQQIQAQKKKIDWVIIDEVQKVPKLLNIVHQSIENTSLKFALTGSSARKLKRGSANLLAGRAFVYHLFPLTHWELLKKFDLDAVLNWGALPKMLQFKSEEEKNTFLRSYALTYLKEEIVSEQVIRQLEPFRRFLEVSAQLNGEILNYSNIARDVGVSVKTVQSYYQILEDTLLGYFLPAFHQSVRKQQRQAPKFFFFDLGIKKALDLSLQSSIKPNTYAYGKAFEHFLILEIYRLNNYLQRDFQLYYLQTKDNAEIDLIIQKPGRKYALIEIKSTTSVDERDVRTLNRFRGDFSKAEVLCLSQDEKEKEIDGVLCLPWREGIKRVFEK, translated from the coding sequence ATGGTAAACAGACTCATTCATCCCTTAAAAACCAATAGTTTTTTCTTGTTTGGAAGTCGTGGGACAGGAAAATCTTATTTTCTAAAAGACTATTTTAAAGCAGATAAAACGCTTTGGATTGATTTGTTGAATCCCGAACTCGAAGACGAATATCAACGCAAACCCGAGACGCTCAAGCAACAAATTCAGGCTCAAAAGAAAAAAATAGATTGGGTCATTATTGATGAAGTTCAAAAAGTGCCCAAGCTACTCAACATCGTTCACCAATCCATTGAAAATACCTCGCTTAAATTTGCCTTAACCGGCTCCAGTGCTCGAAAACTGAAAAGAGGCTCTGCCAATTTGCTGGCGGGTCGGGCCTTTGTTTATCATTTATTTCCTCTCACTCATTGGGAACTTTTGAAAAAATTTGATTTGGATGCAGTTTTAAATTGGGGGGCTTTGCCCAAAATGCTGCAGTTCAAGAGTGAGGAAGAAAAAAACACTTTTTTGAGATCTTACGCGCTCACTTATTTAAAAGAAGAAATTGTGAGTGAACAAGTGATTCGACAACTAGAACCTTTCAGAAGATTTTTGGAAGTTTCCGCCCAACTCAATGGAGAAATTTTAAACTATTCTAATATTGCCAGAGATGTTGGGGTGAGTGTGAAAACCGTCCAATCTTATTATCAAATTTTAGAAGACACGCTTTTAGGGTATTTTTTACCTGCTTTTCATCAATCGGTGCGCAAACAACAGCGGCAAGCTCCCAAGTTTTTCTTTTTCGATTTGGGGATTAAAAAGGCTTTGGATCTTAGTCTCCAAAGTTCTATAAAACCTAATACCTATGCCTATGGAAAAGCCTTTGAACATTTTCTGATTTTGGAAATTTATCGTTTGAATAATTATTTGCAGAGGGATTTTCAATTGTATTACCTGCAAACGAAAGACAATGCCGAAATTGATTTGATTATTCAAAAGCCTGGCAGAAAATATGCGTTGATTGAAATCAAATCCACCACAAGTGTCGATGAAAGGGATGTGCGGACTCTCAATCGTTTTAGGGGAGATTTTTCAAAGGCCGAAGTGCTTTGTTTATCTCAGGATGAAAAAGAAAAAGAAATCGATGGAGTCTTGTGTTTGCCTTGGAGAGAGGGAATAAAAAGGGTTTTTGAGAAATAA
- a CDS encoding D-alanine--D-alanine ligase has translation MSNLKSKKIAVLLGGLSSEREISLRSGAAIASALEKLAYNVVRIDVQKDVAQKLLEEKVALAFIALHGKYGEDGAVQGLLEMMQIPYTGSGILASALAMDKVLTKRLLMERAFLTPGFAELDLGQVNGPLTLALSLKGRGDISSFVEKFSMNFPVIVKPAREGSTIGMSIVREKDQLQKALEESARFDEKILVEEFIQGTEVTCGVLNGEPLPLIEVVPKSGFYDFQSKYTKGATEYILPARVSAELTQEIQETTVQIYRELGCEGCARADYIIDSEGRFYFLEINTIPGMTETSLIPKAAASVGLSFENLVEKILVSSRLKLSKNV, from the coding sequence ATGTCTAACTTAAAATCCAAAAAAATTGCTGTGCTCCTCGGCGGGCTCTCCAGCGAACGCGAAATCTCTCTCCGTTCGGGGGCTGCCATTGCTTCTGCCCTTGAAAAACTGGCTTATAATGTTGTGCGAATCGATGTCCAAAAAGATGTCGCACAAAAATTGCTTGAAGAAAAGGTGGCGCTGGCCTTCATCGCCCTTCATGGAAAATACGGCGAAGATGGAGCGGTTCAGGGTTTGCTCGAGATGATGCAGATTCCTTACACGGGGTCCGGAATTCTGGCCTCTGCGCTAGCCATGGATAAGGTGCTGACCAAGCGTTTACTGATGGAAAGGGCTTTTTTGACTCCTGGTTTTGCGGAGTTGGATTTGGGACAAGTGAATGGACCCCTCACCCTGGCCCTCTCCCTCAAGGGGAGAGGGGATATTTCTTCTTTTGTTGAAAAATTTTCTATGAATTTCCCTGTCATCGTGAAGCCAGCCCGCGAAGGCTCCACCATAGGCATGAGTATTGTGCGTGAGAAAGATCAGCTTCAAAAGGCCTTGGAAGAATCGGCCAGGTTTGATGAAAAAATTTTGGTGGAAGAATTTATTCAAGGAACCGAAGTGACCTGTGGAGTGCTCAATGGAGAGCCTCTGCCTTTGATCGAAGTAGTTCCCAAAAGTGGTTTTTATGATTTTCAATCCAAATATACCAAAGGGGCTACCGAGTACATCTTGCCCGCTCGCGTTTCAGCAGAGTTGACCCAGGAAATTCAGGAGACCACGGTTCAAATTTATCGGGAGTTGGGTTGCGAAGGTTGTGCTCGTGCCGATTACATCATCGATTCCGAAGGCCGATTTTATTTTTTGGAGATCAACACCATTCCCGGAATGACCGAAACCTCACTGATTCCCAAGGCCGCTGCCTCTGTAGGTCTTTCTTTTGAGAATTTAGTCGAAAAAATTCTAGTTTCCTCTCGACTCAAGCTTTCAAAAAATGTATAA
- a CDS encoding FtsQ-type POTRA domain-containing protein: MAKFKLARRNVKTQARRKRLKQLVRMGLFFAFSFALLIGLRYLSLHLERLKLDTILVAGELKNLDSKQIVQLSGVKLGDPLFSLDLPEIVRKIKENPWVASVKVTRKFPHNLMISVQEKIPQLVLSVGKFYWVSSEGEIVQSVHGQEGEADLPVLTGFTRQEMEQDPPRSREILKRALKLAQAYQSQSFTQSLGLSEIHYERAEGFSLYPEKQPFRAIVGFEDFEVKLSRLSNALEKLKTLGRSFAAIDLNYEGKAILTL; encoded by the coding sequence TTGGCTAAGTTTAAACTGGCCCGCCGAAATGTAAAGACTCAGGCCCGAAGAAAGCGTCTGAAACAACTGGTCCGCATGGGTCTGTTTTTCGCTTTTAGTTTTGCCTTGCTGATTGGCTTGCGCTACCTTTCGCTTCACCTGGAAAGACTCAAGCTCGACACCATACTGGTGGCGGGGGAATTAAAAAATCTTGATTCCAAACAAATTGTCCAGCTGTCCGGGGTGAAGCTTGGCGATCCCCTGTTTTCACTGGATTTGCCCGAAATCGTGCGAAAAATTAAAGAAAATCCCTGGGTGGCCTCAGTGAAGGTGACCCGAAAATTTCCTCATAATCTGATGATCTCTGTCCAAGAAAAAATCCCTCAGCTTGTTTTGAGTGTGGGGAAGTTTTATTGGGTGAGCTCTGAAGGAGAAATTGTCCAAAGTGTGCATGGGCAAGAAGGAGAGGCCGATTTGCCTGTGTTGACGGGCTTTACACGCCAGGAAATGGAGCAAGATCCTCCGCGTAGTCGTGAAATTCTGAAACGGGCCTTAAAATTGGCTCAAGCCTATCAATCGCAATCTTTTACTCAAAGTTTGGGCCTGTCTGAAATTCACTATGAACGTGCGGAGGGCTTTAGTCTCTATCCCGAAAAACAGCCATTTCGGGCCATTGTGGGTTTTGAAGATTTCGAGGTCAAACTTTCTCGCTTGTCGAATGCCCTGGAGAAACTCAAGACCTTGGGCCGTTCTTTTGCCGCAATTGATTTAAATTACGAGGGCAAGGCGATTTTAACATTGTAA
- the ftsA gene encoding cell division protein FtsA: MKKGELIVGLDIGTTKVAAIVGEVTDDGIDIIGIGSHPSRGLRKGVVINIESTVESIKKAISEAELMAGCDITSVYAGIAGGHIKGFNSHGIVAIKDKEVRTTDVDRVIDAAQAVAIPLDREVIHVIPQEYVVDGQDGIKEPIGMSGVRLESKVHIVTAAVTSAQNIVKCANRCGLNVNDIILQPLASGESILTQEEKELGVALVDVGGGTSDLVIYVGGAVVHTSVITLGGNHVTNDVAVGLRTPAAEAERIKQKYGCSLASMVQKEETIEVPSVGGRKPRILSRQILAEIIEPRVEEIFSLVQQEIIKSGFEDRIASGIVLTGGSVILEGMPELAEQVFNLPVRRGSPRGIGGLVDVVKSPMYATGVGLVIWGSKCQASSRFKVRETNIYTKVKDRMKEWFGEIF; the protein is encoded by the coding sequence ATGAAAAAAGGCGAACTCATCGTCGGTCTGGATATTGGAACCACCAAGGTTGCCGCCATTGTGGGAGAAGTGACAGATGATGGAATAGATATCATAGGGATTGGGTCTCATCCCTCTCGAGGCCTGCGTAAAGGCGTCGTCATCAATATCGAATCTACCGTAGAATCGATCAAAAAGGCTATTTCCGAAGCAGAACTCATGGCGGGCTGTGATATTACTTCGGTGTATGCCGGTATTGCCGGCGGGCATATCAAGGGCTTCAATTCTCACGGCATTGTGGCCATCAAAGACAAAGAAGTGCGCACCACCGATGTCGATCGTGTGATAGATGCGGCACAGGCCGTGGCAATTCCCTTAGACCGTGAAGTCATCCATGTGATCCCCCAGGAATATGTGGTGGATGGACAAGATGGCATTAAAGAACCCATTGGGATGTCGGGTGTTCGTTTAGAATCCAAGGTCCACATCGTGACCGCGGCGGTCACGAGTGCGCAAAACATAGTCAAATGTGCGAATCGCTGCGGTCTCAACGTCAACGATATTATCTTACAACCCCTGGCCTCGGGGGAATCCATTCTGACCCAGGAAGAAAAAGAACTGGGGGTTGCCTTGGTGGATGTGGGCGGTGGCACCAGCGACCTGGTGATTTATGTGGGCGGTGCAGTGGTGCATACTTCGGTGATTACGCTGGGGGGAAATCATGTAACGAACGATGTGGCAGTGGGCCTGAGAACGCCAGCCGCCGAGGCAGAGCGCATCAAACAAAAATATGGTTGTTCTCTGGCCTCGATGGTTCAAAAAGAGGAGACCATTGAGGTGCCTAGCGTGGGGGGAAGAAAACCTCGTATTTTGTCCCGACAGATTTTAGCTGAAATTATCGAACCTCGGGTGGAAGAAATATTCAGTCTCGTTCAACAGGAAATTATCAAGTCGGGATTTGAAGACCGGATTGCCTCGGGCATCGTCCTTACAGGAGGCAGTGTTATCCTCGAAGGAATGCCAGAACTTGCAGAGCAGGTGTTTAATCTGCCTGTCCGTCGCGGTTCTCCTCGTGGCATCGGTGGTTTGGTGGACGTGGTGAAGAGTCCCATGTATGCGACGGGAGTAGGTTTGGTGATTTGGGGTTCCAAGTGCCAGGCCTCCAGTCGTTTTAAAGTTCGTGAAACGAATATCTATACGAAAGTGAAAGATAGAATGAAAGAGTGGTTTGGGGAAATATTTTAG
- the ftsZ gene encoding cell division protein FtsZ encodes MFEFEEDLSQNAKIKVVGVGGGGTNAVNTMIRSKLDGVEFIAANTDIQALRSNAAPIKVQIGRERTKGLGAGANPEAGRDAALEDERSLAEVLSGSDMVFITAGMGGGTGTGAAPVIAKIAKEMGALTVGVVTKPFAFEGKKRSRQAEVGIEQLKENVDTLIVIPNEKLLHVAGKETAMVDTFKMADEVLLQAVKGISDLITIPGLINLDFADVKTIMGEMGMALMGAGSGSGENRAIEAAQKAISSPLLENVSINGATGIIINITGPSSMTLFEVNEASKLIQQEAHEDANIIFGAVIDEKMKEDIRVTVIATGFSKGVKKASVAPTTSLPRFKTQQTPSYSMPAAPAPVAASSRGATHNASYSSSSSSAGHSGNFTDQSVEPSRNSFSSSGEMEMEFSSSNYRPSGNAAKFIPPLPKEEEPHPHSMQQQNMKRATVEMDDIKKLVAEIGMVESDQDEYDIPTFLRKHAD; translated from the coding sequence ATGTTTGAATTCGAAGAAGATCTCTCTCAAAATGCAAAAATTAAAGTGGTGGGTGTAGGGGGCGGCGGAACCAATGCAGTCAACACCATGATCCGTTCCAAATTGGATGGGGTGGAATTCATTGCGGCCAACACCGATATCCAGGCCTTGCGCTCGAATGCAGCGCCGATCAAGGTGCAAATTGGCCGGGAACGCACCAAAGGTTTGGGGGCAGGAGCCAATCCCGAGGCGGGTCGAGACGCAGCCTTGGAAGACGAACGTTCGCTAGCTGAGGTGTTGAGCGGCTCCGACATGGTCTTCATTACCGCAGGGATGGGAGGAGGGACGGGGACTGGCGCGGCGCCTGTGATCGCAAAAATTGCAAAAGAAATGGGAGCTCTTACCGTCGGCGTAGTGACAAAGCCTTTTGCCTTCGAGGGGAAAAAACGATCCCGACAGGCCGAGGTGGGTATTGAGCAACTCAAAGAAAATGTCGACACCCTCATTGTAATTCCCAACGAAAAATTATTGCATGTGGCCGGCAAAGAAACCGCCATGGTCGATACCTTTAAAATGGCCGATGAAGTTTTGCTCCAAGCCGTAAAAGGAATTTCGGATTTGATTACGATTCCGGGTCTCATCAATCTAGATTTTGCCGACGTAAAAACGATTATGGGTGAAATGGGGATGGCGCTGATGGGCGCAGGCTCGGGCTCGGGTGAAAATCGCGCCATCGAAGCCGCACAAAAAGCCATTTCCTCTCCTCTACTTGAAAATGTGTCTATTAATGGGGCGACGGGAATTATCATCAACATCACGGGTCCTTCCAGCATGACCTTGTTTGAAGTGAATGAGGCCTCCAAGCTCATTCAACAAGAAGCCCATGAAGATGCGAACATTATTTTTGGTGCAGTGATAGATGAAAAAATGAAGGAAGATATCCGTGTGACGGTTATTGCGACCGGTTTTTCCAAGGGGGTGAAAAAGGCGAGTGTTGCTCCCACCACTTCCTTGCCTCGCTTCAAAACCCAGCAAACGCCCAGCTACTCGATGCCTGCTGCTCCTGCGCCTGTGGCTGCCAGTTCCAGGGGGGCGACACACAATGCCTCTTACTCTTCCTCTTCTTCCAGTGCAGGGCATTCCGGCAACTTTACAGATCAATCGGTGGAGCCTAGCAGAAATTCATTTAGCTCCTCCGGAGAAATGGAAATGGAATTTTCAAGTTCCAATTATCGTCCCAGTGGTAATGCGGCAAAGTTTATTCCTCCCCTTCCCAAAGAAGAAGAACCTCACCCTCATTCTATGCAACAACAAAACATGAAGCGAGCGACGGTTGAAATGGATGACATCAAAAAACTGGTCGCCGAAATTGGCATGGTGGAATCGGACCAGGATGAATACGACATTCCTACTTTTTTGAGAAAGCATGCGGATTAG
- a CDS encoding Uma2 family endonuclease, translating to MGYAQKKKVRLNYQDYIQLPEDKRYELIDGDLYMVPAPIPFHQKVIMYLAFELQRFVEKQKIGEIFFAPVDVYLSDEDVVQPDLLFISKNRSGIIEEKYICGAPDLVVEVLSPASKARDKGIKKHLYDKFGVQEYWLVDPEAKSIEVLQMKEAGLKTFKVFAANSSLKSPLLKKLNLSLKKIFRS from the coding sequence ATGGGCTATGCTCAGAAAAAGAAAGTCCGATTAAATTATCAAGATTATATTCAATTGCCCGAAGACAAGCGCTATGAACTGATTGACGGAGATTTGTATATGGTGCCTGCTCCCATTCCGTTTCATCAAAAAGTTATTATGTATCTTGCTTTTGAGCTACAGCGCTTTGTAGAAAAACAAAAAATAGGGGAGATTTTTTTTGCCCCAGTGGATGTATATCTTTCAGACGAAGATGTAGTTCAACCCGATTTGCTTTTCATTTCAAAAAATCGATCAGGAATTATCGAAGAAAAATATATCTGTGGTGCCCCCGATTTGGTGGTGGAGGTATTGTCACCCGCGAGCAAAGCACGCGATAAGGGTATTAAAAAACATCTCTACGATAAGTTTGGAGTGCAGGAATATTGGCTGGTCGACCCCGAGGCAAAATCCATCGAAGTATTACAAATGAAAGAAGCAGGCCTGAAAACCTTCAAGGTCTTTGCGGCAAACAGTAGCTTAAAATCTCCCCTCCTTAAGAAATTAAATCTGTCGCTTAAAAAAATTTTTAGAAGCTAA
- a CDS encoding ribbon-helix-helix protein, CopG family has product MNTQNITLKLEKDLLLKVKQKAAALNTSMSQLMRDSLKKFLLEESDYEKSKKRAIELMRKALPLGGGRPYKNRSELYDRNK; this is encoded by the coding sequence ATGAATACCCAAAATATTACCCTAAAATTAGAGAAAGATTTGCTTTTAAAGGTTAAACAGAAGGCCGCAGCTCTGAATACCTCTATGAGTCAACTCATGCGCGATTCACTCAAGAAGTTTCTTTTGGAGGAAAGTGATTATGAGAAGAGTAAGAAAAGGGCAATAGAACTCATGAGAAAAGCACTTCCTTTAGGGGGAGGCAGGCCTTATAAAAACCGCTCTGAATTATATGATAGAAACAAATGA
- a CDS encoding PIN domain-containing protein, translating into MTEKIFIDTNVLFYAYDENGSEKHLLAKNKLEEIWQNSSGVISLQVLQEFYNSASKKLINKLQHHKLKEIIGLYKAWELVKLDISGLLQAIDLQQDYKISFWDSLIVQAALSAHCVILLTEDLNHGQKIKGMKIVNPFKS; encoded by the coding sequence ATGACTGAGAAAATATTTATTGATACGAATGTCTTGTTTTATGCTTACGATGAAAATGGTTCTGAAAAGCATCTCCTGGCTAAAAATAAGTTGGAAGAAATTTGGCAAAATTCATCGGGTGTGATCAGTTTGCAGGTTCTTCAGGAGTTTTATAACAGTGCTTCCAAAAAACTGATTAATAAACTTCAACACCATAAACTGAAGGAAATTATAGGCCTTTATAAAGCTTGGGAGTTAGTAAAGCTGGATATCTCCGGTTTGTTGCAAGCAATCGATCTCCAACAAGATTACAAAATTTCATTTTGGGACAGTCTCATTGTCCAAGCTGCTCTTTCTGCTCATTGTGTTATTTTGCTCACCGAAGATTTAAATCATGGTCAAAAAATAAAAGGCATGAAAATTGTCAATCCGTTTAAATCGTGA